The genomic window GTCACATATTCTTTGTCTCCTTTACAAGCTAGTTTATGAGGTTCAGCTTCCAAGCTCAAAGACATTTGACCGTCATGGTCTTCATTGTCAAAAACTATAGCAACATCAAATCGGAAGCAGTCTGGTGGAGTTATGGGGCCTGCAGCTCTGAAGTTTATAGTTTTAATAGAAAACATTAATTCAGCTCTTACTAAAGATGCAAAATCAACTTCCAAGTTTGATTCTTTGATGAAATTTTGAGAACTGAAGAGCTCTTCAGTTTTAGTGAAATTAACACACGAGGATACTATTTCTGCATTAAATTCATAACTTTCATTGAAGCCATTTATAATACCTCTTTTGTAGTTGAACTGGCAGAACACCGGAGGGGGTGGATTATTACTTTCATCATTGTAAGAGTATGGTCCAATGGCATTGGAAAGATTATAGTATCCAGCGTAAGCATAATCTAGTGCATTATAGAATTCGTCCAATTTGTAGACAGCCAGTGGGCCTGCGCCCGGCGGATACGCGTTTATCTCGCGCGTAGAGTCCCAGCCAAGAAGAAATAAATGTGAGAAGCTCACCCTGTTATCTTCAGTATAGTTAACGTGATTGTATCTGTTGTGAGCAAACAAACACAGTTGAAACGTCACCAGCACTATCTTGATGAGTTGTATGATGAACTTGTATGGAAACTTCCGCTTGGCGTGCCACTTCTCGATCGGGTTCATAAAGAAAAACTGCAGCTTACGACGCATTTTTTCTTCTAACTGTGAAATGTTCGCGGAAGAGGTCGCCTGAGGAAAACCTTGATCATTATGATTTCCTGGTGACTCTCTGGTTATTTTTCTGGCTTCCTCCCCTTCAGAAGCTGTGTGCTCTTCTGGAGATGAGCTTATACCTTCCATTGCTATCACTTCTATTATAATTACGCAAGTAAACAAATATCAGATGAATCTTTAATGTCTTTGTTTGGACATAAAGCTCGATCCATAAATAGATCTATACGGCCCTCACGCTGACAAGATAATGTAGAATTATGGGTATTATATTGATTTCTATATTCTGTTGTTCAATTAAAATCACTACATTTTCTGATTTCTTCTGACACCACTGTAATGTTCAATCTGAACAATCGAAATCAAGCAAGTAAAGTAAATCACGTTAATCACGTTCTGTCAGACTGTCACCCAATGGTCAATGTCAATTGGTCACCCATTTCCATTCCACAGATAAAATATGCTACTAAAATACTAACAGCATCATGTTCGCCAACGTCAGAAAATAAACCGATAATACTTTTGTTTTTGGTGCTGCACTAGAAACGTCAAATCATTTAGAAAAAACATCTATTGCTTATGGTCCATATTGTACAATACATCACGTACACGATTCTTTTGAAGAGAAATTCGAAATTATTAACTTTTATTCATTTAACAAAGTAGTGTAAGCTTAGTAATCGACAGTTTATGATCTCAGTTTTTAAACCATGGCTTTAACTGCGGAGAGGCTTAGAAATGACGAAAGGTACTGACCATTACGTTCGTTCTACTTACGTATCGAATGATATTGAGGGAAAGTTTGCAATAAAATTGGCTATTGATCTTTCGTGCTATATTTACAGTGCCCAATTAAACGACAGAGTGATAAGAGTGTTTATTTTCAGGTTTTCTGGGGACAACGTTACGCAATTTCtcctttttttgccatttggacTATGTCTGTTTGTAGTTCGGACAATTTTGGCTTTAATCTTATGGGTCGCTTCGATAATATTGCCGAACAAATCGACAGTCAGGCAGATGCTGTCGACCCTCGCCTGCTGGACATTCGGTGAGTGACACAAACCCTTGTTTTTGCACAAACAAGTAGTTAGTGTAAGCACTAAACAAATGAAATGGTCCTCGCATTTTGCGAGTCGCATATGTTTCGTATCACCTCGGGTTTAAATGAGGATTTCCTGTTTGTTAAAATATCGCAGTGATAGTCATTATGAAGAAACACAGGTTGTGATACTTGTGATGTCCTATTGTCTATGTTTGTTCAGTAAAATAGATTTCAATTTCAGGTTTTTTGGACATGttatcattttaatttaatcacTAGATAATCACTTTAATGAGACTATCTTTATGAACGTGAGACTATTAAACATATatgtaaagaaaaaataatgattaaaataagttttttgttaatcaaaacataaataatggTTTTACTACTGCAAACAgaaattaatgaataataataaatatttgagtgcATATTGGCATTTGTCACGGTATTGTGATAaaagcacaaataaatgcccttaccgggattcaaacctgGACCTAATGCTTTGTATGCTTGCAGGGTTAATAACAGCTAGGCTAGGAGGCTGTTCGTATATTATTTTGTGTACTTTTACCTTTAGGTGTTAAGTCGGTATTATCTCGCCCAATTTGTACTGAAACTAAGGCATTTGAGCGTAATTAATAATGTTCActgatttattaatttaatcgcACTGCCAGGCTTGGCCTCTGGGCAAAGAAAGCGCCAGCCCTATGATCACCTGAGATCCCTATCACCCAAACTGACACTTTTCGACAATTCTCTCTTGTTTCTTAacattttttatcaatattgTAGCATgataaagaatatatttatacttacataACCTTTCTTAACCTTATCTATGTGCAAGATGAAGTGCAAAATTACTATTAATAGAATTATTATCGGAGTATATACACTGTAATttgtttgtatatatttattaatattgcctCGGGAACTTGTCAATACTCGATATTTGAGCATATATAATTTCCGCATCTCTTGTTTTTCTTGGTTAAAGAAAGAGATacaacatatttataaatattttggaatatGTAGCCAAGTGAATTATTATTCTAGCCTAGAAATAAGATAACATTTGGtaatcaatgagggctatcgtttttttgctcaccagttggcgcctctgttgatggtggtccaaaagactaaagaacagctgtcagtcattgaagtgacaagtgacatttgacatttcgaactatggaaaagaccaccatctacactagcgcccctagcggctaattcatacgcgttagccctcattaatgaTTGGCAATTATTTCATTGTACAAACAAACATAAACAGTGAAATCTCGATAATCCGGCACTTCGATGGTCCGGTATCCGGCACTAAAATTGGGATACAAATTATCATTTCATGTCCTAATTTACTATGTGcacaagtataattttacttacatggagattccaaccataatttgctgtacacaatattgtaaccagtaaacgctttttcattttcattttttttgtttgcaggAGTGTACGTGAAGGTGAAGGGCCAGCGTGACCCTCGCTGCAGCATGCTTGTGGCCAACTACGCGTCCTGCCTGGACTCGTTGGCTGTTGCGCACGCGCTGGGAACCATCAGTGTAAGTACAGTCaaagaataagtaatattattatcatacagaacggccacgcaccgccccgccccgatgcgaattacctcgccccgcgacaccagattgacgaccttttgccccACGTGTACCCAGCAAATCAACTGTACGGCGCGCAGTTTGACGATGTCAAATATTGTAAAGAGTTTTGACATATATAATTTTGTCACTCTTTTTTACTGGCGGGAAACCTAAAAACCCACAGATCACAAAAACAGATCTAAAAAAAATCACGGAGACCTTTGGAGATGGTTTGACGATGACGAACTCGCAAGTACGAAATTGATTTTAAAGGCAAAtggttaattattaatattgttgtaaTAAATAAGTGGCTTTGTTTTGCAACAACACATACCTGTTGACGTCACAAATAATGCAACGCGGAAATTAACCAatctaaacataaaatttaaataatcataaGGCCAATTAattgtaagtaagtatttaaatgTTTGAAAATAATTGATTATGAATGTTTCAGCTACGGAAGTGGAAGGTGCCGCCATTTTTTGCGTCAACGCTAGGCATCAGGAACGCCGCCCAGTTTGTTAGAAAGTGAGTGAAACAAGCCTTAGTAATCTAATAGTAATCTAGAAATATAGCATTGTCTTTACATAAATCGTTTAACAGGTTCACGCCAACTTGTTTTACTAATATGTGACGTATTTGTGACAGCAATGGTATTTGTAAtgggttcccctcatctggcagaatattgtTTGTCAGAATCAGAAATACAattcgcataacacgtatcgcagaaaacttttagtcgaatgatactttcgcatatatacttgccataatagtcatttcgcataatattctcGCAAAGAcaagtcaagattgtttaccttttttctaatgcaaaaaaaaagaagtataGAAGCACACGCGAgtcgtcttttaaaaatatcgtGTTGCCGCAGAGAACACTTCGGCGACTGCACAAGCGCGCCACTACTGCTGCAGCCGGAGGGCGGGCCGGCGAACGGCCGCGGGCTGCTCCGGTTCGCCGACTGGCCCTTCCCCGTCGCCCAGCGAGTGCAGCCCGTCGCCATTGGTAACTAACTATACAATCAAGTACCGATCACCATGGATCAGGAGTTGTCGCCATGATACAGAGGTTTAAAGGACTGACAAAGGAGAAGAAAATACTTAATTACTCCTACAGTCGGAGGGCACCGGCCGTGGTCTCTCCGCTGTGTTGGCTCTTTCCCGTCGCCCAGCGAATGCAGCCCGTCGCCATTGGTAAGTAACTACTACACAACCAAGTACCGATCACAATGGATCAGgagttattatttacaacgacgagacttaatcgcgtaaaataagttttcgaaaaactcgcgcgcctagaagatgttgatgtcaactttagccagtcttctccgagaccacggggacaatgccgtcctcgaaacgtcggaggtaaatttaaaacttattttacgcgattaagtcccgtcgttgtaaataataatgagtaaaaatcgtgaaagtttaaatcaggaTCAGGAGTTGTCGCCATGATACAGAGGTTTAAAAGGCTTACATAGCCCTTAACAAAGGAGAAGAAAAAATACGCAGACAACTTAGTTACTCCTACAGTCGGAGGGCAGGAACCGGCCGTGGTCTCTCCGCTGTGTTGGCTCTTTCCCGTCGCCCAGCGAATACAGCCCGTCGCTATTGGTAAGTAACTATACAACCAAGTACCGATCACAATGGATCAGGAGTTGACGCCATGATACAGAGGTTTAAAAGACTGACATAGCCTTTAACAAAGgacaacttacttacttagttacTTCTACAGTCGGAGGGCAGGAACCGGCTGTGGTCGCTCTGCTGCGTTGGCCCTTTCCCGTCGCTCAGCGAGTGTAACCCGTTACTATTAACTACGCAGCCaattgttatatatttgctATAACTGGGTGCATTTTAGGTTAGCCTGAATTAAGCTGTTTTTGCCAAACTTTTCATTTTTGATTAGCCGACAGAACAACGGGCCAAATATATTTGTCAATTCAATAATCTAATTATTTTCCGAAAATAGTGGTATAGATATAAATCTGGCCAATTTCGTCAGTAGATAAAGGCAGTAAATTTGAAAAAGGTAGGTGCGAAGGATCAGTCTCAAATGTTGACACAGTTTAACTAAATGCAATCAGTGAGGTGTCTTTTAAGGGAGTGACATGGTATATTAAAATTGTTAGCAAAGCCTATCTgaagtatttttagggttccgtacctcaaaaggaaaaaacggaacccttataggatcactcgtgcgtctgtctgtccgtctgtcacagcctattttctccgaaactactggaccaattaagttgaaattttatacacacatgtaagtttgtgacccaaagacagacatctgacgtaaacaaatgaatcttGAACATAGGGCCACTTTTgagaaaatttataaataaagtttttaaaactatatcgtgttacatatcaaacgaaagagctcgttgtgagaatcgcaaatatatatatttttttgtaattttataataaatagtttagaagttatttaagaaaaaaggtctaaaattttgaaatatttacacaaaatagttacctatagatcacaggaaaacctattagaaatgtgcagtcaagcgtgagtcggacttaattacttagtttttgatccgacctctacggattttttaaagacatttcactcacgtttcaaataaaaaatacattgttaaaaattgtgtaatgtacacaCGATGATCACATACATCATCCAATAATAATATGGTAATTTACTTATTGAACATTTTTCAGAGGTGGAACGAGCGTTCACCGCGGTAACCGTCCACACGGGCCACGCGGCCGGGTTCCCTTGGCGCGACGCGCTCTGGTTCCTGCTGGCGCCCGTCACCGTGTACCAGCTGACCCTGCTCCCGGCTACTGGTGACGTCACGGAGGTGGCCGGCGTCATCGCTGAACACTTGCAGGTATATTCATATTCTAAATGTGCTAATCATTttagataacaaaattaaatattttcttaggCTGAGAACGAAAtgcgattatttttttgcggttaCAGAGccgcaaaaagtgtaacgtacggcatgcttcataagcgcacgcacttaaaaggctgaaaccgcaagaaattagactaAAACTCTTTGGGGTCtgcttaataaatttaattaattctttAATGGAGACGGGACAGGTCAAAAgcgtcatttatttattatatgtgtCTATTATTGTCAGTTTTCTTTTCGCTCCGCTCGGGCCGacaataaaggggcccactgactaccagtccgccggatgatatcggcctgtcagttgttcgggactgtaaaatttttgttctaattgacaggccgatatcgtccggcggactgatagtcagcggGCCCCATAAGAATCGGTCTATCTGAAATTTAGAAATCGTTTTTCTGTTGTCGAgagttaaaaaatacatagtCTGATTTCTTTTTATATACTACTTTACTTGCTTCAAGAAAACTATGatcttgtaatttattatttacaacgacgggacttaatcgcgtaaaataagtattaaacccacctccgacgtttcgaggacggcgttgtccccgtggtctcggagaagactggctaaagttgacatcaacatattctaggcgcgcgagtttttcgaactacccgcacttggtctcgcgcctagaagatgttgatgtcaactttagccagtcttctccgagaccacggggacaacgccgtcctcgaaacgtcggaggtgggtttaatacttattttacgcgattaagtcccgtcgttgtaaataataatgagtaaaaatcgtgaaagtttaaatcagtatcttGTAATTTTCTGGTGTGTTTAACATGTTACGGGTTTTGTAGATAGAGGCAACAAACATCGAGTACCCGCAGCTATGTGtgccgcccccgcgcccgcccccgcgcccgccgACGCCGAGCCGGGCCGCGGCTCCGGGCGCGACCCCCGAGCtggcgcggcgcgcgcagcaggtGAAGGAGGTGTTGCCGCGCGTGCCGCTCAACGATATCATGAGGGATCTAGGTAACTAACAcattatatgtgtcgttttcaagcaaaaggtaccacattgtcgcttaccataaggacgctctgacaggttattcgtataaagatactggcaaatttcgtccttgtggtaagcgacaatgtggtacctttttcttgaaaacgtcacatatattaaaTTAGTGACTATGTGAGCTGTGCACCTCGCGACTCGCGAACCATAGCTGTGTTTTCCAAAAAATTCAATTAATTACATTTCATTCATGTCTTCAAAATATTAACTTCATGGGCTCATTTTACTCAGAATCATTTGTACATTCACGCCTCATAcatgaaaaaatgtgtcccaaaattttgtatgaaaaaatatttttccagtgCGTCacgttcatacaaataaatatattattcatacaaaaatgtGACGATCTGGAAAGTAAATCTcgggacacattttttcatatatgaGGCGTGAATGTACAAATGATTCTGAATAAAATGAGCCCAAAAATTCAATATTTCGAAGACAtgaatgaaatgtaaattttttttttggaaaacgctCAGCTCCTACATTTTGAATACTGCGCCAAAATGGTGCGTAACTTTGACCAATTATGAATATATGATCATTCCAATAGTGAAACAAATCAATCACCTACAATGAAAGTTTCTATTTTTCAAGCTATCACACGCAGCGTAGATGTGACAGTGACGAACTTCCTGGAAGGCGTGACGCCCTACACGGCCGAGCCGGCCCCACAGGCCTCACAGGCCTCACAGGCCCCACAGCCCCCGCAGGCCCCCGCCGACCCCCAGCCCGGCCCCTCGGCCCCGCGCTACGTCACGCCGCCTGCTCAGGTACAGATACAGGATAGATGACATAAGATATTACACATCTTTTTCTACCTGTATTCCACCTTCACGGGCGAGATATTGTCTCGCCACTCATGCTAGGcctacagtatttttttttacttttttttctttagtaccTAAATGTTATAACCATAATTAATATtgcttaattttattgctttaaagtctctaaaattgtaattatttcatataatttataaatgttttatggAAGAACTGCGACGTACTTATAAAATTtaatgtaagtatataaaattaGTCTCGCAGCGTTTCCGAGACTAATTTTTtgagttccgtacctcaaaggaaaaaaaaaacggaacccttataggatcatcaaaaaaagatacggccgtttatgccgcataaaacgtatattatatttcgacaatcaagggaatcaaaattgatagtACAAACTATCGatagtaccatagagtaacttatactagagcggtactgtcatagtaaattttgtaaccccagtaaattcactgccatctgtcgacacactttaaaactaaaaatgaagacttataaaaatacgataaaatgtatttaaatatggatacatatttttttttatttgcattaataatttttatgattttgacccatgttctttcactgatatgcgttaaaattgttaaataacaaacgaaaccgtcaacgccatctatacgacagttggccaaaactagtagcgccctctgaacgagaatcaaattttcttgattttcgaggcacgttttttccttagactgtatctatctattacggagttatatctatctttgatagtactatatatct from Cydia strobilella chromosome 11, ilCydStro3.1, whole genome shotgun sequence includes these protein-coding regions:
- the LOC134745230 gene encoding lipid droplet-regulating VLDL assembly factor AUP1-like, whose translation is MALTAERLRNDERFSGDNVTQFLLFLPFGLCLFVVRTILALILWVASIILPNKSTVRQMLSTLACWTFGVYVKVKGQRDPRCSMLVANYASCLDSLAVAHALGTISLRKWKVPPFFASTLGIRNAAQFVRKEHFGDCTSAPLLLQPEGGPANGRGLLRFADWPFPVAQRVQPVAIEVERAFTAVTVHTGHAAGFPWRDALWFLLAPVTVYQLTLLPATGDVTEVAGVIAEHLQIEATNIEYPQLCVPPPRPPPRPPTPSRAAAPGATPELARRAQQVKEVLPRVPLNDIMRDLAITRSVDVTVTNFLEGVTPYTAEPAPQASQASQAPQPPQAPADPQPGPSAPRYVTPPAQAPFPKSAKERQLSFQERKAQMIADARHRYIQKHGLNLTVTLTG